The genomic interval TCTTCAGAATCTTTCTTTCATGGTTTATATGTTTTTTAATATCTGTTATTATTCCACTCTCAACACCAATGTCCAGTTCCTGAAAGGAACCCTGGAAAAAAAATTTGCCGGAAAATACATTATCATACATAGGAAGGTATAATTGGCAAATTAAAATAGATTGCCATTTTAATCGAAATTGTTATATTAATAAATAAAATGGGCAACAATGAAAGAAAGAAAGATATTTGATTATGTGAGGAACGTTGATTCTGTACTCATAATGAATGGCGGAGAAAATCAGGTCGATAAAACATTTTTTTACCTTACGGGAGCCAAATCAGGGATATTCGAAGGTTCATTACTTCACGTAAAGCCAGAAAAAGTTACGATAATAACATCAGCCCTTGAGGAAGAAGCCGCAAAGGAGACCGGATTTGAAGTGCTTATCTATAATACAACAGCAGAAAAAAATGAAATAATCAAAAATGCATTTAAAAATGATGTCAATGTGGGGCTTAATTATTCTGCACTTACCTTAGACCTCTATAAGCAATTAATGAAAATTATACCCGACAAGGAATTTATAGATGTTTCACAATCTATTGCTGAGTCAAGAAAAATTAAGGACGAATCAGAATTAAAGGATCTCAGGGAGGCAGCAAAAATAGCCAGTGATTCATTTGAAGACTTTACAAAGACACTGAAGGAAGGCATGACAGAGTCTGAGCTTGCAGCGAATATAGTTTATGCAATGATGAAAAACGGTGCCTCAGGGGAATCATTTAGCACTATTGTGGCTTTCGGGAAAAATTCCGCTATACCGCACTATATGCCAGGCAATGCAAAATTAAAGAAAAATGATTTTGTTTTAACCGATTACGGGGCATTGTACCACAGGTATTGCTCGGATACAACAAGGACAGTGGTTTTTGGAAGGGCTGATGAAAAGCAGAAGGATATTTACGAAACGGTAAAAAGAGCCCAGCAGGAGAGCAAAAATGCATTGAAGGCAGGAGTAAATGGAAAGGATATAGACATGATTGCAAGAAAAATAATAGACGAAAAATATCCTGGCAGATTTATACATGGCCTCGGGCACGGTGTAGGCATGGATGTCCACGACCACCCTGCACTATCCCCATCATCCGATTTCATACTGAAAGCAAATATGGTTATTACAGACGAGCCTGGAATTTATATACCGGGATTCGGCGGCGTAAGGATTGAAGATGACCTGATAATAAAGGATGGCGGCCATGAGGAAATAACAACTGCACCCAGGGAACTGCTGGAATTATAAAATGATAACATCAAATTTTTTTGTTGATTTTAAACTCATCGAAAATGTTGATGCAATAGATGGCATAGTAAACT from Ferroplasma acidiphilum carries:
- a CDS encoding aminopeptidase P family protein, with product MKERKIFDYVRNVDSVLIMNGGENQVDKTFFYLTGAKSGIFEGSLLHVKPEKVTIITSALEEEAAKETGFEVLIYNTTAEKNEIIKNAFKNDVNVGLNYSALTLDLYKQLMKIIPDKEFIDVSQSIAESRKIKDESELKDLREAAKIASDSFEDFTKTLKEGMTESELAANIVYAMMKNGASGESFSTIVAFGKNSAIPHYMPGNAKLKKNDFVLTDYGALYHRYCSDTTRTVVFGRADEKQKDIYETVKRAQQESKNALKAGVNGKDIDMIARKIIDEKYPGRFIHGLGHGVGMDVHDHPALSPSSDFILKANMVITDEPGIYIPGFGGVRIEDDLIIKDGGHEEITTAPRELLEL